From the genome of Streptomyces sp. S4.7:
GCGCTGACCTCCGGCTCGGCCCTCGACGAGCACAACGCGCCCCCGGCGGCCAGCCTTCAGGTGCTGCACGGCCGGGTGCGGGTGACGAAGAAGTCCGGCGACCAGGACATGATCGCCGGGCAGGTGGGCCCCGTTCCCCACGAGAGGCACGGCCTGGAGGCCCTGGAGGACTCCGCCGTCCTGCTCACCGCCGTCACCGAGGTCCGCGCGACAAGCCGCTGACCGATTCCGCGCCGGCCCGAGCAAGCGCCGCCGCTGACCCGCCCGCGACCTGGGGTTGTCCACAGGTGCGCGACGGATGTCAGTGATGTGGTGTGCAATGGATCGCGTGTCCGCGCTGGATGAATCACTCAAGAAGACGCTCGGTCCCGCCACCGCGAAGGTGATGGCCGAGCAGCTGGATCTGCACACGGTCGGCGATCTGCTGCACCACTACCCGAGGCGGTACGAGGAGCGGGGCCAGCTCACCCGCCTCGCCGACCTCCCGCTGGACGAGGACGTCACGGTCGTCGCCCAGGTCGCCGACTCACGCATCCTGAAGTTCAACGGCGGCCGGGGCCAGCGGCTGGAGATCACCCTCACCGACGGCAGCGGCCGGCTCCAGCTGGTCTTCTTCGGCCGGGGGATCCACAAGCCCCACAAGGACCTGCTGCCCGGCAGCCGGGGCATGTTCGCGGGCAAGGTCTCCCTGTTCAACCGGAAGCTCCAGCTCGCCCACCCCACGTATGCGCCGCTCGGTACGGACAGCGGCGACGAGGCCGTGGACGCCTTCGCGGGCAAGCTGATCCCGATCTACCCGGCCTGCAAGGGACTGGAGTCCTGGAAGATCACCAAGGCGGTCGACGCCGTGCTGCCGAGGGCCACCGAGGCCGTCGACCCACTGCCGCCCTCCCTGCGCGAGGGCCGCGGCTTCGTACCGCTGCCCGAGGCGCTGATGAAGGTCCACCGGCCCGACACCAAGGCCGATGTCGCGGCGGCCAGGGACCGGCTCAAGTGGGACGAGGCGTTCGTGCTCCAGGTCGCCCTCGCCCGGCGGCGGCACGCGGACGCCCAACTCCCCGCGATGGCGCGGCGACCGGTGGCGGGGGGCATGCTCGACGCCTTCGACGCCAAGCTGCCCTTCACCCTCACCGACGGCCAGTTGAAGGTCACCCGCGAGATCTTCGACGATCTGGCGACCGAGCATCCGATGCACCGCCTCCTCCAGGGCGAGGTCGGCTCCGGCAAGACGATGGTCGCGCTGCGCGCGATGCTCACGGTGGTGGACGCGGGCGGTCAGGCCGCGATGCTCGCGCCGACCGAGGTGCTCGCCCAGCAGCACCACCGCTCGATCACCGAGATGATGGGGCAGCTGGCCGAGGGAGGCATGCTCGGCGGCGCCGAGACCGCCACCAAGGTGGTGCTGCTCACCGGCTCCATGGGCGCGGCGGCGCGGCGGCACGCGCTGCTCGACCTGGTCACCGGCGAGGCCGGGATCGTGATCGGCACGCACGCGCTGATCGAGGACAAGGTGCGGTTCCACGACCTGGGTCTGGTCGTCGTGGACGAACAGCACCGCTTCGGGGTCGAGCAGCGCGACGCCCTGCGCTCCAAGGGCAAGCAGCCGCCGCATCTGCTGGTCATGACGGCGACGCCCATTCCCCGCACGGTCGCCATGACCGTCTTCGGCGACCTGGAGACGTCCGTCCTGGACCAGCTGCCCGCCGGGCGCTCCCCGATCGCCACCCATGTCGTACCGGCGCAGGACAAGCCGCACTTCCTGGCGCGTGCCTGGGAACGGGTTCGCGAGGAGGTCGG
Proteins encoded in this window:
- a CDS encoding cupin — translated: MDDLTALARHQLDDARASAHGRSAHLFLHDGPLRQTVIALTSGSALDEHNAPPAASLQVLHGRVRVTKKSGDQDMIAGQVGPVPHERHGLEALEDSAVLLTAVTEVRATSR
- the recG gene encoding ATP-dependent DNA helicase RecG; the encoded protein is MDRVSALDESLKKTLGPATAKVMAEQLDLHTVGDLLHHYPRRYEERGQLTRLADLPLDEDVTVVAQVADSRILKFNGGRGQRLEITLTDGSGRLQLVFFGRGIHKPHKDLLPGSRGMFAGKVSLFNRKLQLAHPTYAPLGTDSGDEAVDAFAGKLIPIYPACKGLESWKITKAVDAVLPRATEAVDPLPPSLREGRGFVPLPEALMKVHRPDTKADVAAARDRLKWDEAFVLQVALARRRHADAQLPAMARRPVAGGMLDAFDAKLPFTLTDGQLKVTREIFDDLATEHPMHRLLQGEVGSGKTMVALRAMLTVVDAGGQAAMLAPTEVLAQQHHRSITEMMGQLAEGGMLGGAETATKVVLLTGSMGAAARRHALLDLVTGEAGIVIGTHALIEDKVRFHDLGLVVVDEQHRFGVEQRDALRSKGKQPPHLLVMTATPIPRTVAMTVFGDLETSVLDQLPAGRSPIATHVVPAQDKPHFLARAWERVREEVGKGHQAYVVCPRIGDGEDEPKKKAAAKAAEADGDKRPPLAVLEIAGQLAAGPLAGLCVEVLHGRMQPDDKDDVMRRFAAGDVDVLVATTVIEVGVNVPNATAMVIMDADRFGVSQLHQLRGRVGRGSAPGLCLLVSEMPETSPARARLGAVASTLDGFELSRIDLEQRREGDVLGQAQSGVRSSLRMLAVIEDEEVIAAAREEAVAVVAADPELEALPALRTALDALLDTEREQYLDKG